The Cystobacter fuscus DSM 2262 genome includes a window with the following:
- a CDS encoding zinc-dependent metalloprotease has translation MFKRAAILVASCGAVLSGCGADMQSENQEIISNLVEAGFPADDIMVHEGAVYVGLDSHVTLEASREMLQPGKESAEQYQTTNIVGTSVTKICVNPTSSFTSYSRLSAGLDAAIANYNGLGLRITFARGPTTGCTANITATTMSGAGGSAGFPSGGKPYGTINIGTGLQSYSADVNEHVITHELGHAIGFRHSDYYNRSISCGGTATNEGTAGVGAILIPGTSGTATVGGSIMNSCFRSTETGEWTSSDKTALNYLY, from the coding sequence ATGTTCAAGAGAGCGGCAATCCTCGTGGCGAGCTGTGGCGCGGTGCTGTCTGGTTGCGGTGCCGACATGCAGAGCGAGAACCAGGAGATCATCTCCAACCTGGTCGAGGCTGGGTTTCCGGCCGACGACATCATGGTTCACGAGGGTGCCGTGTACGTGGGGCTCGACTCCCACGTGACCCTCGAGGCGTCCCGCGAGATGCTCCAGCCGGGCAAGGAGAGCGCGGAGCAGTACCAGACGACCAACATCGTCGGCACCTCCGTGACGAAGATCTGCGTCAACCCCACCTCCTCGTTCACCAGCTACAGCCGGCTCAGCGCCGGGCTCGATGCGGCCATCGCCAATTACAACGGACTGGGGCTGCGCATCACCTTCGCGCGGGGACCGACCACCGGCTGCACCGCGAACATCACCGCGACGACCATGTCCGGCGCCGGCGGCTCCGCGGGCTTCCCCTCGGGCGGCAAGCCCTACGGGACCATCAATATCGGCACCGGGCTGCAGAGCTACAGCGCTGACGTGAACGAGCACGTCATCACGCACGAGCTCGGCCACGCGATCGGCTTCCGCCACTCGGACTACTACAACCGCTCCATCAGCTGCGGCGGCACCGCCACCAACGAGGGCACCGCGGGCGTGGGTGCCATCCTCATCCCCGGCACGTCGGGCACGGCCACGGTGGGCGGTTCGATCATGAACTCCTGCTTCCGCTCGACCGAGACCGGCGAGTGGACCAGCTCCGACAAGACGGCGCTGAACTACCTCTACTGA
- a CDS encoding DUF6068 family protein produces the protein MNMRHSNLPLAALLGAALSFLPGCETTKSSSPSPSDPQTQEPAMQAAEAWKRSRVGDRVTYSFSATHGSEPRGGGTARTLGGQLTLEVVAVQQPWVWVRLAFTDEAGKPLSHPRLAQELLIPVRADTTRTLDVPHAGEATAEKPSSAGRTWEATRYVSDQRPVDGPLRTRVYANTPGPLYLTHGLLDANTTLSGFGASGGFQLTLRELREGSADANAPVPALERPLGPGAYYERSVDVGPSPSVQRVCFAAERGYLLRTEGPIDPQAAPCSDFSQAEPEPLEELLINLPWEALSSGDWPPAAAASGTRGTFTVEGRGVPALIEQRTENVEGTQRVFSETYAAEPWAPALAGLPYEARFQPLASGTERVAAGGKRESEGGTRLVRWGTWLGGQK, from the coding sequence ATGAACATGCGCCACTCCAACCTCCCCCTCGCCGCGCTGCTGGGCGCGGCCCTGTCCTTCCTCCCGGGCTGCGAGACCACGAAGTCGAGCAGCCCTTCCCCTTCCGACCCCCAGACCCAGGAGCCCGCCATGCAGGCCGCTGAAGCCTGGAAACGCTCCCGCGTGGGCGACCGCGTCACCTACTCCTTCTCCGCGACCCACGGCTCCGAGCCTCGCGGCGGCGGCACCGCGCGCACCCTCGGCGGTCAGCTGACGCTGGAGGTGGTGGCCGTGCAGCAGCCCTGGGTCTGGGTGCGTCTGGCCTTCACCGACGAGGCCGGCAAGCCCCTGTCCCACCCGCGGCTGGCGCAGGAACTCCTGATCCCCGTGCGCGCGGACACGACGCGCACGCTCGACGTGCCCCACGCGGGCGAGGCCACCGCCGAGAAGCCCTCCAGCGCGGGCCGCACCTGGGAGGCCACGCGCTACGTCAGCGATCAGCGCCCCGTGGACGGCCCCCTGCGCACGCGCGTGTACGCCAACACTCCGGGCCCGCTCTACCTGACGCACGGCCTGCTCGACGCGAACACCACGCTCTCCGGCTTCGGCGCCTCGGGCGGCTTCCAGCTCACCCTGCGTGAGTTGCGCGAGGGCTCGGCGGATGCCAACGCCCCCGTGCCCGCGCTGGAGCGGCCCCTGGGCCCGGGCGCGTACTACGAGCGGAGCGTGGACGTGGGCCCCTCGCCCAGCGTGCAGCGCGTGTGCTTCGCCGCCGAGCGTGGCTACCTCCTGCGCACCGAGGGCCCCATCGACCCCCAGGCCGCTCCCTGCTCCGACTTCTCCCAGGCCGAGCCGGAGCCCCTCGAGGAGCTGCTGATCAACCTGCCCTGGGAGGCGCTGTCCTCGGGGGACTGGCCTCCCGCCGCCGCCGCGTCCGGCACCCGTGGCACCTTCACCGTGGAGGGCCGCGGCGTGCCCGCCCTCATCGAGCAGCGCACCGAGAACGTCGAGGGCACCCAGCGCGTCTTCTCGGAGACCTACGCGGCCGAGCCGTGGGCTCCGGCGCTCGCGGGTCTGCCCTATGAGGCGCGCTTCCAGCCGCTCGCCAGCGGCACCGAGCGCGTGGCCGCCGGTGGCAAGCGCGAGTCCGAGGGCGGCACGCGCCTCGTGCGGTGGGGCACGTGGCTCGGGGGCCAGAAGTAA
- a CDS encoding methyltransferase, with amino-acid sequence MNPLTENPSQRIVDLSFGFIYSAALCAAAELGVADLLEQGPRSAASLAKELGADPQSLYRLLRLLASAEVFSEDDSGHFSLTPAANYLRTNAPGSLRSAVLMLTQRTFWAPAGELSQTVRTGKDPFDRIFGAPFFDYLERDAKEGARFHHGMSCLSDLENGPIARSYDFTAMQRVVDVGGGHGGFIIEVLKANPQVRGVLYDHRHVLAEARPTQAGLADRCELAEGDFFESVPAGADAYLLKRILHDWSDEVCVRILRNCRKAMPAHGRILVVDAVIPPGNTPHDGKLLDVLMMMSLPGRERTEEEFRKLFAQAGLRLTRVIHTPAALSITEAVAA; translated from the coding sequence ATGAATCCGCTCACAGAGAACCCCTCGCAGCGAATTGTCGACCTGAGCTTTGGCTTCATCTACTCCGCCGCACTGTGCGCCGCGGCGGAACTGGGCGTGGCCGACCTGCTGGAGCAAGGCCCTCGGAGCGCCGCGTCACTCGCGAAGGAGTTGGGGGCCGATCCTCAATCGCTGTACCGACTCCTCCGCCTGCTGGCGAGCGCGGAGGTGTTCTCCGAGGATGACTCCGGGCACTTCTCGCTCACGCCCGCCGCCAATTACCTCCGCACGAACGCACCGGGCTCTCTGCGCAGCGCCGTGCTGATGCTCACGCAGCGCACCTTCTGGGCGCCCGCCGGGGAACTCTCGCAGACGGTGCGCACGGGGAAGGACCCCTTCGACCGCATCTTCGGCGCGCCCTTCTTCGACTACCTCGAGCGTGACGCCAAGGAAGGGGCCCGCTTCCACCACGGCATGTCCTGCCTCTCCGACCTGGAGAATGGCCCCATCGCCAGGAGCTACGACTTCACGGCGATGCAACGCGTGGTGGACGTGGGGGGAGGACATGGCGGCTTCATCATCGAAGTGCTCAAGGCCAATCCCCAGGTACGCGGCGTGCTCTACGATCATCGCCACGTCCTCGCCGAGGCCCGGCCCACCCAGGCGGGCCTGGCGGACCGCTGCGAGCTCGCGGAGGGGGACTTCTTCGAGTCGGTGCCCGCGGGCGCGGACGCGTATCTCCTCAAGCGCATCCTCCACGACTGGAGCGACGAGGTCTGCGTCCGCATCCTTCGCAATTGCCGAAAGGCCATGCCGGCGCACGGGCGCATCCTGGTCGTGGACGCCGTCATTCCCCCGGGGAACACGCCGCATGACGGCAAGCTTTTGGACGTCTTGATGATGATGTCCCTGCCGGGGCGCGAGCGCACGGAGGAGGAGTTCAGGAAGCTCTTCGCCCAGGCGGGGCTGCGGCTCACGCGCGTCATCCACACGCCGGCCGCGCTCAGCATCACCGAGGCCGTGGCGGCGTGA